CACCTACCTTTAACTGATAGTCCAAAATCTCCCTTCTTTGTTCCTGCAGTGATGCTGTTTGAAGCAGTGCAGGTGTATATTCCACTGTCTTCATAGGTACTGTTCTCTTTAATGTATGAGGGTCCAGTTACTATTTCATGTGTCCCATTTAATGTCCAGGTGTAGGTGCAGTCAGGAACAGACTCAGCAGAGCAGCTCAAATGGATCTGATGGCCAAACTCTACTACTCCTTCATGGCCTTCTCCCTTAATGAAAACAGCCCCTGGTCCATCTGAAATATACGTAGTGTACAGGCCATTGTTGGAAAACTTCCTTACGTGCATAGTTGCCATTGGCCACAACTTTGGCCACAACATTTGCAACAACTTGTAACTGAACAAAAAAATAACTTCCAATTTACTACAATTATCATTACCtatagtaaaataataataataataataacaacaacaacaacaacaacaacaacaacaacaacaacaacaacaacaacaacaacaacaacaacaacaacaacaacaacaacaacaccatcatgtGAACTCTAGACTAATCTCTAATCTATAACTTGCAATTACATAACTTACAGTTAACTTTCAGTATTCTAGAGGCCTCTACATTACTGACGGGGTTGCTGACTTGGCACTTGTACTCTCCTATGTCTTCTTTCTGTACTGGGCAGATGGACACAGTTCTGTTGTCCTCACTGATGATGACTCTGTCTGGTTCTGCAGACAGAGTTCCTCCATTCTTCATCCACTTCCTGGTGGTGATGGAGCCCTTGGCCTCACAGGTTAAGCTCACAGAACTTTTACCAGCTACCAGGGGATCAAGATCAGGACTACCAGAGATTGTTATGGCAGGATCAGATACATTTTCTGGGGGATATGTGAAACAAGGAAACAAGTATAAGTGTAGCTTTCTGGCCAACCTCAAGTATGCACTCATTGGTTTAGCCCTTTTCATTCCCCTTTAAACAACATTTTCTGGTGAAGCTTGAGAATTTCCAACGGCTTAAAGGGATTTATTCAAGGTGAAGACATAATAGCTGTCACTGGCCCTGCTGAAAGGCAGAGGAAAGAACAATCTTATTGATTGTAGCTTCAGTTGGTAGCACACAGGAATTTGATGCACGTGGATTAAGCTTGCCCTCTGAAAAGTCTGATATCAGCTAACGTTAACCAAACTAGAGGTTCATAAGAATTGGATGTGATAGCCAGGCAGTAGAATACTGAAAATGAGCAAATATATTCAGCACAACAATCTGGTACATTTTGTTGATGGAGTAGACATTGCCAGGTATTTGGATGTATGGTAGCGCACCACAGTAGACTATACTGTATGCGTACCCTTTTAATGTGTGCCTGAGTGAGTTAGCAGATGTGAAAAATTACATACCAAATACTGTCAGTGTTGTTGCTGGACTGCTCTCCACACCGTTAACCCTAAGGGTCAGAGTGTACTCCCCAGAGTCACTGAGAGTCAGGTCCCTTAGCACCAATGCAGCTGTGGTTCCATCCACAGAGGCTCTATGCTCATAACTAGGACTTACAGCCATTACATCACCAATGGCATTGCATATCGTTACAGATCCAAAACTCCAGCTGAATGTTTGAGGTGTTACAGATGGTGGGTTGAGTGGGATCTCCACAATCCCTCCTACTGCTCCATTCAGAGGTTGAATTTGATCATTTTGACACAAGCATGTTCCTGTGGGATGAATGAAAATGATAAAAACACAAGTTAGGGAGATACAACTTTCATCATATGTCTTCATCATATTCAAAGCACATAAAAATTGCTTCTTCATTCTCATTGTTGTGGTAGTAATCATAGTAGCCTACCATTACACTTAAACATACCAAATACAGTAAAAATGTGATAATGGActaagataaataaataatataaaataattaaaattgtaaaaatgtataaataaataaatcacaaagataaaataataaacattagTAACTATCAGAATGAGTAAAGTAGAGAATACAAAGATATTATCATTAAAGGCTGAATGGAAAGGTAAAGACATGTTTTGAAGCTGGAAAGAGATCGACAGGACTTAATATGCAGATGGAGACTATTCCAGAGTTTTGATACATAGGCAGAGAACGCGATATTCCTTTTCATATTGTTATGTAGGCTAATCGCCAACATTAAAGCAGGGCTTATTCCAGCGGATATGTAATTTTGTGGTATTAGTATATGTCTCTTACCAACTGCTGTTAGCATCCACACAGTTAGGAAAACCTGTGAATCCATTCAGTCTAATGGGTAGACTACACACTGAGTGAGCGGCTGTGCTGACAACAATTACATGAAACTTACCTGAGCTCAAACACTTGTACACAACACTATCCTTACCCTGCCCCCTGGTGACCACAAACCTAAACTGACATATTCAATTTTACAAGAAAGTATTTTCCTTTTTGTtgcaaattattttttactttatttattattGATAGATGGGTTTACTGTATAagggctctgtttctctctattgcCACGTTTTAGTTAGCCTGCTTTGTTATTCACTGCAGTTTATATTTCATGTCACATGTGTTATCTACACAGCTCTTCAACGTTTACTAATTTTTCTTCAAAAATCAAATATCTTCTGTGGACTAGAATACTTTTTTGACCTGAGTGTTTTACCTTGACTTAAACCCCatttttgttatatatatatatacatcatCACTCTGTATAACACGACAATCTGTGCAGCATGCTGTGTCCCTGGGGGTAAAGTTCAGCACGCTTGAGCTCAGGTAAGTTTCATGTTTCATTCTTGGCAGCACAGCCACTCACTCAGTGTGGGCCTAACCATCAGGCTGAATGGATTCACAAGTTTTCTTCACTGTGTGGACACTAACAGCAATCGGTAAGAGACATATACCGATACCACACAATTAATTTGCTATCCCTTGTAATAACAGCTGGTGTAAATATTTTCTTTAATGTATGTGATTGTCATGATTGTAGAAAAACTCAATAAATATTTATGTGCTTTGGATATGAGGAACATGAAGTCATATTTTCCAAATGTACACTTTATCATTTTTATTCACCCCCCAGGAATGTGCTTTTGTCAAAATCATCAAATAATTGGACCTCTGGATGGAGCAGTAGGAGGGAGTGTGGAGTTCAGACTCATCAACCTGCCATCTACAACACCTGAATCATTCACCTGGAATTTTGGATATACAACGATATGCACTGTCATTGGTGAAACAGTGTTCATATATCCTATTTATAGTCACAGAGCCTCTGTGGATATAACCACAGCTACACTGGTGCTCAGGGACCTGACTCTCAGTGACACTGGGGAGTACACTCTGAGCCTTCAGATTGATGGTGTGCAAGCAGTCCAGCAACAACACTGACAGTATTTGGTATGTACTTTTTCACATCTGCTAAACAGTTTGTAAAATCACTGATGAGTTTTCATCGAAAGTTTTCACTTTTATACAAATCACAGACATTTCATGTTTGTGTCTTTAGGGTGTAATAGGCATGTCCAAAGTTTGAGTAACATTGCAGAATACAAGCCTAAAAAAAGACAATGTCATTGTAAGGCAACCTTGTtccctttttttaaccaaaataatatattttatactCGTATAGATAAACAGTCTAATCTGTCTGAACGTATTGTGATATTTTATGTaaaaaccccaactccggtgaagttgggacgtt
This DNA window, taken from Engraulis encrasicolus isolate BLACKSEA-1 unplaced genomic scaffold, IST_EnEncr_1.0 scaffold_571_np1212, whole genome shotgun sequence, encodes the following:
- the LOC134444491 gene encoding carcinoembryonic antigen-related cell adhesion molecule 8-like, with the protein product MDSQVFLTVWMLTAVGTCLCQNDQIQPLNGAVGGIVEIPLNPPSVTPQTFSWSFGSVTICNAIGDVMAVSPSYEHRASVDGTTAALVLRDLTLSDSGEYTLTLRVNGVESSPATTLTVFENVSDPAITISGSPDLDPLVAGKSSVSLTCEAKGSITTRKWMKNGGTLSAEPDRVIISEDNRTVSICPVQKEDIGEYKCQVSNPVSNVEASRILKVNYGPGAVFIKGEGHEGVVEFGHQIHLSCSAESVPDCTYTWTLNGTHEIVTGPSYIKENSTYEDSGIYTCTASNSITAGTKKGDFGLSVKGLSLKWRRQIQLQVTSS